One segment of Alnus glutinosa chromosome 2, dhAlnGlut1.1, whole genome shotgun sequence DNA contains the following:
- the LOC133860780 gene encoding vacuolar cation/proton exchanger 5-like isoform X1 yields the protein MDNHDHNDDNNKTPMVRIQSTVEMESFEERSVEFEDESLESPASIARKKHSFHAAPHISAGGSDHCYAEEIIRNSVIDSIKIVVFSAKINLLMPFGPLAILVDKLSGNHSWVFFLSLLGIIPLAERLGYATEQLAWFTGPTVGGLLNATFGNATELIISIHALKIGMIRVVQQSLLGSILSNMLLVLGCAFFSGGLVFFEREQVFNKGAVAVDSGLLLMAVMGLLFPAVLHSTHTELHFGTSELALSRFSSCIMLVAYASYLFFQLRRQNNVYVPVSEGEPQIEGSSDDEEAPEISKWESIIWLSILTAWISVLSEYLVDAIEGASVSLKIPIAFISVILLPIVGNAAEHAGAVMFAMKDKLDISLGVAIGSSTQIAMFGIPFCVVAGWVMGRPMDLNFQLFETATLFITVLVVAFMLQKTMPLNQVPEAIGLRSESAKAQGPLSLCCEEVICTDSLKLSQL from the exons ATGGATAATCACGACCACAACGACGACAACAACAAAACGCCAATGGTTCGGATCCAATCCACTGTAGAG ATGGAGTCGTTTGAAGAAAGATCGGTTGAGTTTGAGGATGAGAGCTTAGAGAGTCCTGCATCAATTGCTAGAAAGAAACATTCTTTTCATGCGGCTCCGCATATATCCGCCGGTGGTTCAGACCATTGTTATGCAGAAGAAATTATCAGGAATAGCGTGATAGATAGCATAAAGATCGTAGTCTTCTCAGCCAAAATCAACTTACTCATGCCTTTTGGCCCTCTAGCAATCTTGGTCGATAAATTGTCTGGAAATCAC AGTTGGGTCTTCTTTTTAAGCTTACTGGGTATTATACCTTTGGCTGAGCGTCTGGGTTATGCTACAGA GCAGTTGGCTTGGTTTACTGGACCTACAG TTGGAGGTCTTCTAAATGCTACTTTTGGAAATGCGACAGAATTGATAATATCAATTCATGCACTGAAAATTGGCATGATACGCGTCGTTCAGCAGTCATTACTGGGCTCAATTTTGTCTAACATGCTGCTAGTGCTTGGATGTGCATTCTTCAGTGGTGGACTTGTGTTTTTTGAGAGAGAACAAGTATTCAACAAG GGAGCTGTTGCAGTGGACTCTGGTTTGCTGTTGATGGCAGTCATGGGCCTTCTATTCCCGGCTGTCCTTCATTCTACACACACAGAGTTACATTTTGGGACGTCTGAGTTAGCTCTATCAAGGTTTAGTAGCTGTATTATGCTTGTGGCATATGCTTCCTATCTTTTTTTTCAGTTGAGGAGGCAGAACAATGTATACGTCCCTGTTAGTGAG GGGGAGCCTCAGATTGAAGGGAGTTCAGATGATGAAGAAGCTCCAGAGATCTCTAAGTGGGAATCAATAATATGGCTATCAATTTTGACTGCATGGATTTCGGTCCTCTCAGAATATTTAGTTGATGCCATAGAG GGGGCATCTGTTTCATTAAAAATCCCGATAGCATTTATCAGTGTTATTCTGCTCCCAATTGTTGGGAATGCTGCAGAGCATGCAGGTGCTGTTATGTTTGCCATGAAAGACAAGCTT GACATATCTTTGGGAGTGGCAATAGGCTCATCAACACAGATAGCAATGTTTGGG ATTCCCTTTTGTGTGGTAGCTGGGTGGGTCATGGGGCGTCCTATGGACTTAAACTTCCAACTTTTTGAGACAGCCACGCTTTTCATTACTGTTCTCGTGGTAGCCTTCATGCTGCAG AAGACAATGCCCCTAAACCAAGTCCCTGAAGCCATAGGATTACGAAGTGAATCTGCTAAAGCTCAAGGTCCACTTAGTTTGTGCTGTGAGGAAGTGATTTGCACAGACTCCCTAAAACTTAGTCAATTGTGA
- the LOC133860780 gene encoding vacuolar cation/proton exchanger 3-like isoform X2, with translation MDNHDHNDDNNKTPMVRIQSTVEMESFEERSVEFEDESLESPASIARKKHSFHAAPHISAGGSDHCYAEEIIRNSVIDSIKIVVFSAKINLLMPFGPLAILVDKLSGNHSWVFFLSLLGIIPLAERLGYATEQLAWFTGPTVGGLLNATFGNATELIISIHALKIGMIRVVQQSLLGSILSNMLLVLGCAFFSGGLVFFEREQVFNKGAVAVDSGLLLMAVMGLLFPAVLHSTHTELHFGTSELALSRFSSCIMLVAYASYLFFQLRRQNNVYVPVSEGEPQIEGSSDDEEAPEISKWESIIWLSILTAWISVLSEYLVDAIEGASVSLKIPIAFISVILLPIVGNAAEHAGAVMFAMKDKLDISLGVAIGSSTQIAMFGIPFCVVAGWVMGRPMDLNFQLFETATLFITVLVVAFMLQEGTANYLKGLMLILCYLIVAASFFVHIDPTSVEDNAPKPSP, from the exons ATGGATAATCACGACCACAACGACGACAACAACAAAACGCCAATGGTTCGGATCCAATCCACTGTAGAG ATGGAGTCGTTTGAAGAAAGATCGGTTGAGTTTGAGGATGAGAGCTTAGAGAGTCCTGCATCAATTGCTAGAAAGAAACATTCTTTTCATGCGGCTCCGCATATATCCGCCGGTGGTTCAGACCATTGTTATGCAGAAGAAATTATCAGGAATAGCGTGATAGATAGCATAAAGATCGTAGTCTTCTCAGCCAAAATCAACTTACTCATGCCTTTTGGCCCTCTAGCAATCTTGGTCGATAAATTGTCTGGAAATCAC AGTTGGGTCTTCTTTTTAAGCTTACTGGGTATTATACCTTTGGCTGAGCGTCTGGGTTATGCTACAGA GCAGTTGGCTTGGTTTACTGGACCTACAG TTGGAGGTCTTCTAAATGCTACTTTTGGAAATGCGACAGAATTGATAATATCAATTCATGCACTGAAAATTGGCATGATACGCGTCGTTCAGCAGTCATTACTGGGCTCAATTTTGTCTAACATGCTGCTAGTGCTTGGATGTGCATTCTTCAGTGGTGGACTTGTGTTTTTTGAGAGAGAACAAGTATTCAACAAG GGAGCTGTTGCAGTGGACTCTGGTTTGCTGTTGATGGCAGTCATGGGCCTTCTATTCCCGGCTGTCCTTCATTCTACACACACAGAGTTACATTTTGGGACGTCTGAGTTAGCTCTATCAAGGTTTAGTAGCTGTATTATGCTTGTGGCATATGCTTCCTATCTTTTTTTTCAGTTGAGGAGGCAGAACAATGTATACGTCCCTGTTAGTGAG GGGGAGCCTCAGATTGAAGGGAGTTCAGATGATGAAGAAGCTCCAGAGATCTCTAAGTGGGAATCAATAATATGGCTATCAATTTTGACTGCATGGATTTCGGTCCTCTCAGAATATTTAGTTGATGCCATAGAG GGGGCATCTGTTTCATTAAAAATCCCGATAGCATTTATCAGTGTTATTCTGCTCCCAATTGTTGGGAATGCTGCAGAGCATGCAGGTGCTGTTATGTTTGCCATGAAAGACAAGCTT GACATATCTTTGGGAGTGGCAATAGGCTCATCAACACAGATAGCAATGTTTGGG ATTCCCTTTTGTGTGGTAGCTGGGTGGGTCATGGGGCGTCCTATGGACTTAAACTTCCAACTTTTTGAGACAGCCACGCTTTTCATTACTGTTCTCGTGGTAGCCTTCATGCTGCAG GAGGGAACTGCTAATTACTTAAAAGGACTAATGCTCATTCTTTGCTACCTGATAGTTGCTGCTAGTTTCTTTGTACACATAGACCCTACTTCAGTAG AAGACAATGCCCCTAAACCAAGTCCCTGA
- the LOC133860779 gene encoding uncharacterized protein LOC133860779, which yields MRSKTRRGGRPKPPTSTTTTATARALPLLLSQDEDDMQRLVPETCDVAHNLNDETVDSMDVDWVKEDTCISCNRGGDLLVCSEIGCPIALHDKCCNPKFDDLGHFYCPYCSYKRAIVETRRLRKNAMLAKKALANFIDKNAVAGNGQKQKYGKSQSKGPDLSLHVGNTSRPDHETCQRDDGGVQNESVQDEEDQQKKRGDAELASNHQHKIVVDDEVCANASTPDASDNVHFREEGITPGNEPLQDSITKDKEMLADGTLDEEDSQYDGIFEEEEMLADGTLHASKEGSQDGLELHEENQGGTEDEQQMQPEAPMAPSNANVHLETNDSDTETLSAQLKKRRFKRRARKKARPHNVISPRKSSSQKSKSPEKNARKPTEKVPTSKNNKVSASKKSKQPQELPKQFTKMPFPSVKRKRLNWTAEEEDMLKEGVHRFSTSEKKNLPWRKILEFGHHIFHATRTPIDLKDKWKNMMAKDSSTITRR from the exons atgaGAAGCAAGACTCGCCGCGGGGGTAGGCCTAAACCTCCCACCTCTACTACTACCACCGCAACCGCTAGGGCACTTCCTCTCCTCCTCAGtcag GATGAAGATGATATGCAAAGACTTGTGCCTGAAACCTGTGATGTAGCTCATAATCTGAATGACGAGACTGTTGATAGTATGGATGTAGATTGGGTAAAGGAAGATACTTGTATAAGTTGCAATAGAGGTGGAGATTTGTTGGTTTGTAGCGAAATTGGCTGCCCGATTGCCCTCCATGACAAGTGCTGCAACCCTAAATTCGATGACTTGGGACACTTCTACTGCCCCTATTGTTCGTACAAAAGAGCGATTGTAGAGACTCGACGATTGAGGAAAAATGCCATGCTGGCGAAGAAAGCTTTGGCGAATTTTATCGATAAAAATGCGGTGGCTGGGAATGGACAGAAGCAGAAATATGGGAAATCTCAGAGCAAAGGGCCCGATTTATCACTACATGTGGGAAATACAAGCAGGCCTGATCATGAGACATGTCAGCGTGATGATGGTGGAGTCCAGAATGAATCTGTGCAAGATGAGGAGgatcaacaaaagaaaaggggCGATGCGGAGCTAGCCAGCAATCATCAGCATAAGATTGTGGTCGATGATGAAGTGTGCGCAAATGCTTCTACACCCGATGCTAGTGATAATGTACATTTTAGAGAAGAAGGGATTACACCAGGGAATGAGCCTCTACAGGATTCCATAACCAAAGATAAAGAGATGCTTGCAGATGGTACACTTGATGAGGAAGACAGTCAGTATGACGGAATTTTTGAAGAGGAAGAGATGCTTGCAGATGGTACACTTCATGCATCAAAAGAAGGATCACAGGATGGTCTTGAGTTACATGAGGAAAATCAAGGTGGAACAGAGGATGAACAACAAATGCAGCCAGAAGCACCAATGGCTCCTTCAAATGCCAATGTTCATTTGGAAACTAATGATTCAGACACGGAGACACTCTCAGCACAACTTAAAAAAAGGCGTTTCAAACGTAGAGCTCGTAAGAAGGCAAGACCCCATAATGTCATTTCACCAAGGAAATCATCCTCTCAGAAAAGCAAATCCCCAGAGAAAAATGCTAGGAAACCAACTGAGAAAGTTCCCACCTCCAAGAATAATAAGGTTTCTGCCTCCAAAAAGTCGAAACAACCCCAAGAGTTGCCTAAGCAATT CACAAAGATGCCTTTTCCTAGTGTGAAGCGAAAGAGACTTAACTGGAcagctgaagaagaagacatgTTAAAG GAAGGAGTGCATAGGTTTTCAACTTCAGAGAAGAAAAATCTCCCTTGGAGGAAAATTTTGGAATTCGGTCACCATATATTTCATGCGACGCGTACACCAATAGATCTCAAGGACAAATGGAAGAATATGATGGCCAAAGATTCTTCAACAATTACGAGAAGATGA